A window of Cyclopterus lumpus isolate fCycLum1 chromosome 10, fCycLum1.pri, whole genome shotgun sequence genomic DNA:
atatgtattattattaataataataataataataatggtaatacaTATAATTATAGTTGGAATAATAGtttcaaaatgtgaaataatcCAATTCACAACCTAATGGATTCAGCatgaatacaatacaaatgCCCACGTGTTATTGTGAGCACTGAaaatgattaaaagaaaaagtccaTGAATCCTGGTAAGAAAAAGCATACTTCAAACTCAGTTCATAAGGAATCCCCAGGTTGTAATCGGCCAAGAGGATTAGTGCATTCAGAAGGTTTTCACGTTAGATTATAATgatcttactgtcttcctttgctctctctctctcagtccttcccctcctcctctcaccctctcatcctctcaccctctcaccctctcaccgtctcaccctctcaccctcctctctggcctcgtctgttctgtcagccctcccttcaactgactccttctcactcatgcagcctaactatgccactgacactctcctctctactctgtcgtcctctcttgattctctctgtcctcttacgactctaaaggtcctcaagtcctctccggctccgtggctgtccgaaccggtgcgcgccaagatagccactatgcgagcatcggaaaggaaatggcggaAATCCAAACACGtcgacgacctgctcgcctatcaatctcttctctcctccttctctgcctctatctctgcagccaaaagcctgttctaccaatccagaatcaaatcctctttttctaacaccaaaaaactcttctctattttttccaacctccttgacccccctggtcccccccctccttccacccttctaccaagccactttgttgactactttacaaaaaagatagacggcatacgctcctcatttactactacatcttctataactacacctccattcacttcatcttcttcccctttgctttcctcttttacccctctgtctcccaatcaagttcttaccttggtaacctctgcccgcccaaccacctgccctcttgaccccatcccgtctcacattctccagtctattgctcccgaccttcttccctttctcacccatcttattaacacctccctctcaactggctgtttccctaactctctgaaggaggcaagagtcaaccctctcctgaagaaaacCACTCttgacccgtctgaagtcaacaactacagacctgtctctctcctccccttcctttccaaaactctagagcgagctatctctaaccaagtctcctcctatctccacagtaacaaccttcttgaccctcaccagtctggattcaaggccactcaacagagactgccctccttactgtctctgagcagcttcacactgctagagcagcctctctctcctctgtccttatccttctagacctttccgctgcctttgacacagtgaacaaccagatcctcatgtcctccctccaggacctgggtatctcaggcactgcgctctcactcttctcatcctacctcaacgaccgcacttaccgggttacctggagaggatctgtgtcagagccttgtcctctcactactggggtccctcagggctcagtccttggtcctcttctcttctctctgtacaccaactctctcggctctgtcattcgctcgcatggcttcacctaccacagctatgctgacgacacccaactgatcctctcgtttccccaatctgaaacacaggtagcagcacgaatctctgcctgtctgcctgacatctctcagtggatgtccgcacaccacctgaaaattaaccctgacaagactgaactacttttccttccaggagaAGGCTCTCCCACCCGCGACCTGattattaccttcaacaactcagtgttgtcTCCGActccgaaatgtacccacactactccgctcctccgcgaccttcactggttactggtggccgcccgcatccgcttcaaaacattggtacttgcgtaccgtgctgcgaacagatcgggtccggtctacatccaggacatggtctaacctcacaccccagctcgttcacttcactcggcttctgccaatcggcttgtagctccttcacttcgagctaaacactcaacaaagtcacgactgtttgctgtgctggctcctcattggtggaacgagctccccattgacatcaggacagcagaaagtctctacatcttctgtcgcaaactaaaaacacatatttttcgactataccttgaatagggaaggtagagccgtagtagcactttggtagcacttaaattactgatagcactttgtagtttaactttattgaagaaattgtactttcttgattcttgttgttctgagtttggactcatggtttaatgcgcttattgtaagtcgctttggataaaagcgtcagctaaatgacatgtaatgtaatgtaatgtaaatcaTGTTGcaatagaaaagagaaaacacaaagaatgcATTGTGAGCACAGAAAGCAAACAGCAACCAGTCAGCCCCCAGATTAACCCTCGCCAGTCGCCTCTGGTTGTAGAGCCAACATATATAGGGTTAAATAACCTAAACGCTCAGTAGTGTGCAAGTGTGGGAGCTTAGAGATGGAGGCAGGAGCTCAGCCATCGTGCCCTTTAGTGATTCAAagaatcttaaaatcaattcacTGGCAACCGATGCAGCGATGCTAAAAAACATGGCCGAAGTGAGATCTTCGGGGCCGATAATGGGAAGCTCCGTTTTGCCCGAATTTAGCTGAAGAAGATGAAGCGACATCCAGTCTTTTATTTTACGGCTAAACAGTTGCCGAGAGTGTCCAGGGGAAGTCTTTTGGTTTGACTGAAACATAGAGCGGAGTGTCGTCCGCATatcaaagatatatatattatatttcttcaaAGATATCACTttgactcaaggatgaactgatcaGATGTTGGTGGTACAAAAATCAATGAGTTAATTAGGACAATTTCATACAAAtggtaaaaaataatgaataatgacaTTTTGGATAGTAAACTGCATCTTGATTGATTCTGAGAATCTGTTGTTGAATCCGTTTATGTTCTGATGAAGTCAAAAAGCTTTGTGGAGAACACCAACATTAACTTGAGTCTCTTTCCATCTGCACTCAGATAGCTGATGGCACATGAATACATGTCTGAATAAAGAAAAGCAATGTCAGTGTATTTAACACAGTCAATGTATATGGAATCCACAGAAAGGTAGTGCTCAAAAGAGTTGATTAATACTTATTAAACCTTTTTTATAAACAGTATCCCAAACAgctgatatataatattgtcaACATAACTCTTGAAGGAAAATTTCCAGGTATCACCGTCATGACAGAGCCCACTTCATCCCACTCAGCTCCCAGAGGTGTTCTGGTCTCAAAGATTGTAACTACACTATGGGGAGACAGGCAGGTTCGGCTGAAGCTCATCAATGCATATAACAGACCTGTGCTCTTGAGGCGAAATGCAAAGTTGGCTGATGTTTATACATGTGCAGCGCCTGAGGACATGGATGCTGCTGAACAGACAGAGGTTCCCCTGGCCGGCTGCGCCCAATCAGCCATGCCTTCTACTGCTGACGCAGACTCTGCCAAAGAAAAGCTTGGCTCGGTTGAAAGAAGAGGATGGCTGACCTTGTGATGCAGTATGAGGACATCTTTTCGCGCCACCATCTTGATTGTGGAGTAGCAAAGAGCTTTGTTCATCGCATACACCTGTCAGATAACAGACCATTCAGACTCCCATACAGGCGAGGGCCCCCTGGCCAGTACCAAAAGCTGCGCCAGGTACTGAGacgtgatggaggagagggagatcaTCAGAAAATCAACCAGTGAATACGCTTCACCATTGGTGCTTGTGTGGAAGAAAACATGGATATCTCCGCATCTGTACGGATTTTCTCTGGTTGAATAAGAGAACACTGAAGGAGGCTCACCCTCTTCCCCACCAGGCAGATTGTTTGGCAGCGCTGGGGGCGGGGACTGGTTTTACAATATGCCTCTTCACGAGAACGACAGGAAGTACTCTGCCTTCTATTATGTAGCGAAATACTTCACCTTATCCTCTTTGGAACATAAAACGACAACGCTGTTTACTAGTCGAGCATTCAGTACAGTGATGAACATCGACCGTGTACAGGAATCAGCACCGTATTTATTCCCTTTATTGCACAAAATACACCCCCGTCTCTATAAAGCCTGGAAGGCTTCCACGTCCTTTAAATGGTTTGTCTGCCGTCCTTAAACCAGAAGCATTTTATACACATGTCATTAATAAGTAGTTATATGCTGTAATGAGGGGTTGGTTTTTTGTCTCAATAAAAAACCCCAATGGCATTCTGTTTTGGTTTATGTGCTCATTAAAACATGTGTCATCACAGATCAATACATTCAGCTCTCAGAGAACCTGCAGACTGTAAAGTTACTGCATTGTTTTCATAGCGTGTCATAAACCTTTCATAGTGGTTTTAGTACAATACAAACGTGGCAATGCATCAAATCCAATGATCCAGAATGTAAACATCAGGATTCTGTTTGTCCGTCCATGAGTCCACCGTTGTTCTCTGCACCTGAACGCAACGCAGCCACAAGACCGGCGGTGTGTTCGAGAGCAGCTCAGCAGCATTTTGGTTTGCCTATTAATATAATCAAAGCTATCGATATGATCGGTGTAGAAAATGTTCAATTCAGacaactattttcttttttttgcgtaAAAAGTCTCAAATATTTCAATAAAATCTGCTGAGTTTATCGATGCACCTTTCTGTAACATTCAGAGGATTTCATTGACATTACTAGCAACATAATTAATCTGTTATTGCATGTGGCCCCAGTGCCGTACTAAACAGGAATGTCtcgattaaaaagaaaaaaacttctGAATCCGAGGTCACCAATAAAACTTCCTTCGTACCACAGAAATCAAACTGCAGGTGTGATCCATCCCATAATTCCCTCCGTCGCTCTCGTCTTACGCGTTACACGCGGCCTCGGAGCTCGGAGCGTCCCCGGAGCCTGGAGAGTTCTCGGAACCCGGAGGGTCCCCGGAGCCCGGAGAGTCCCCGGAGCTCGGAGCGTCTTCGGAGCCCGGAGAGTCCTCGGATCTTGGAGCGTCCTCGGAGCCCGTCGAGGCGGCTCTCGGTTTGGTCCCGTACACCGCCTGCTCCTCGGCCTCCAGCCGCCGGTATCGCGTGTTGAAGAAGATCACGAAGGTGCAGCTGAAGAAGGTGCACAGCCCGGCCATCAACATCAGCggcactgagggaggaggaacGTCCAGGTTACACTACACAACAGCATCAGAGGGAATGTGGTTTTAtctaaacaacaataaaataaaataaacacttgCACACCTGCAATACGATATTGTTCTTATCGTTGCTATAAATGAGTTACAAGTCAGACTGTATGAGAGCGCTGTACGCTTTCAAATGTGTCAAAATGGGGGAAaggtattaaatgtatttattaaaatataaaagaatgaATATGGGAAGATTGTCTTGTATTTCTTGTTTTTGATACCATTGCATTGAATGGATGAGGATGAAAAAGAGGTTGTAACGGTATCGGTGTAACAATTACTAAGACACCCTATAATATAATGGCCAGACTTCCAGTTTCTGCTCCCTGAATTAACAGGCACTAATGTGCAAAGTTTACTTGTGCACCTCAAAATATTTTTGCACTTTTAATGCCCAGACGGCATCGCTTTAAatctgaacaaataaaaaaaatattaatatcaagcTTGGATTCTTCTACTGGGccttctgacccacaatcctttgcagAGCAGATATATGAGCAACAGAGTCAAAGTTCACGGTGCCGTGTGACGACGAAGTCGTGAGTTCATACTGAATTCATACTGCATGTTCATACATAACGGAGAGCACAGAGTCAGATCtgcccaccccccccaccccgaggTTGAGACGCTCACGGGAGGcgtgaggtcacgtgacctaCCCTTCCAGCTCAGGACGATGTCCCCGCAGGTCGACAGCGGAGAGTCCGCGAGGCGTATAGTGAGAGACTGAAGGAGGACGATGTAGAGGACGGACTGAATCTGTCTGGAGAAGATCACATTCAAACAGCCACGATTATTATGAATTACACAGAGAATTCAGAGAGGAAGTCAGAGAGAAAATCGGTGTGTGGAAACCTTTAAAAATATTAACAGCTCATGAGCTataattagggtccgagcgatcCCTATTGAAATTTCTGGGGTATTATTAGGGTCAGAGCGACTGACCAAGCTTGTCGGCCTTGGTGAAAATAGtcaaatgatatatatattttaaattttgTGAAAAACTGCAAACTAGTCCGACACGCTGGGTCCGATTCAAGCCAAACATTTTGTGGCTCATCATTGGAGTTATATCATCTAATCGTATCAAAAGCgttttgatatctcattgtgttaaGGAAATATGAACCAATGAACTTCTTAGGGGCGCATCTAGCCTTTTAATGCGCATAACTTCAACAATATAGGGACTAATCACTCAAAACATGCagtatatgtgcacattgcatcctgtaacatgCACAAAAAATCTCGTATGATTTAAACACTACGGGGCGCTACAGTAATTCGCACAATTTGGCCGCTTTGGtcatttttcacagtttttgtcatttttcgcCATTTTACTTTTACACTCTCCTCCCACAGAATTTATCCGATCGACTGCATTTTGTTTACGAATGATCTAAAGACCTTAAAGACGAATACTTATCAAAATGGTGAGTTTTCACTGAAAAACCTTGGCGTGCCGTGGACCCCAATAAACACCCACTTTGTATGGTTTGTTATGTAAAAGAAAGTTGCTTTAACTCAAATGTACATCACTCAATCctgccaaaaataatcatgcataaTGCTGGTCCAGTCCTTCACATTGAAGAAACGTTCGAATTTGTCATAGCAAAACCCACTGgccaaaaaaaatgacacattgtaTAATATGAAGTATAATCCTAGTCTAGTAGAAAGATCCTTTTTAGATCTGAGGCTGTGGCTCTCCGAGTTAGTGTGTTTCCTCCATAACCATAAGGTTGCAGGTTTTGAAAATTACAAGAGGTGGTccacacttcacgtagagacacatgatgcatgtactgtatatgttcacattttcatagcaccacctactggcaaagggaaattacacattttatacTATGATGTACTCCTAGTTTAGTGGCTTGGGATGCTCAAAAACTCACGCAACTTTATACATGTGTCAAATTAAACAGGCTTTTGTAACTCCACTGGACTtcctcgaatctgccccaaacttgtcatgcttgataaaagtcacggtgtgaggatatcgacaagcttattttttCAATCAGTCAAAGCACCACCTACTGGCAAGAGAAAATcagcgttacgtgacaaacAGTAAAACGTCAGACCAGGGGGGCATGTGTTCTCGGTCGAGCAGGTGAGGACCTGTTCATCGCTGCTAGCAGCTTTAATTTGTTAATTTTACTTTAAGACGAAATGGAAACCACTCAAATGTCAAACAGTTGTCATTATTTAATAGGCTTGTTTACATATTGTTATTTGTACAATTTGTTTCTTGAATATTGATTATGTTGATAGGAACTATGTTGTTAGGAACTATTTGTAAGTCCTATGTTGCGCTGGGACGCTTTTAGTTGTGACCAGCTGAAGACATGTGCAGCGATAGAAGTTTTGTACTCCGCTAAAAGATTTAAGTTAAAGTTAAGTTACAGAAGTGACAACAAAGTGTTGGAGATTCTTAAAGATTATTGTTTTCTAAGAGGACCCACTTCCCTCTCGGTTGTGTGCAGCCAGCGAGGTACGTTCTTTATGTTCATGATTCGTCGCACATATTTACGTACAAACAGTTTTTGTGTAATGTGAACGCCAACGTatgttgaaatgtatttatacagtTCGACGGTGGATTGATGACGGTGGTGTTGACAAGTGTTCCGAGACGAATAAATTCATCAGTAACTAAGAACAGAGGTGTCGTGTATTTCCTGGAGTGATAATCTGTGTAGAAAAGTGTTTAAGTCACATGTAATCTGCCACACTGTATCCtggttgttgtgtttgtttaccccGATACAAAGAGAAGTCCGGCTGACGTTGCTTCCCCAACGGGATACGAACACTCCACCGACAGCTCCATAGCTACCGGGTATATGGAGAACCCGAAAAAACCAAAAAGGGAGCAGACGACAGCTACAGCAGTTCTCTGGTGCTGCAGCAGAAAaacctgagaggaggaggaggaaacatgaATTATGAAATCAAAAAACCTTGATGATGAGCCGTATCTCTGTTCCTCCAACaaccccaaaaaatacaaatgagaaTTTTGACTGAATGATCTCTGTGAACCACAAATacctccatatatatatttatagtgtttgCATGATCAAACACTGCGACATTCCACCGGAGGGTGGAAGACACAGCCTTCCACCCTCCTTTAAACTGGAAATACAAAGCGGGTGTGGAGCGTTTTGAATCTCCCCGTCTCCTCCGTTCTCACCACTGAGAAGGCGATGCACGACAGGGCGGTGAAGCTCATGTTGACCTTCATGGCCTCGATGAACTTCCTGGTCTTGTCGACGTAGACGCCGAGGATGGCGGCACCCACAATGCCAAACACGATGGAGAGGGCGTTGCAAAGGCCAGCGAAGATCTGCAGCAACGAGACGTTAGAGGTTGGTAATTAAAGACTGCATCCGGTATGTACAAGACCAGGAGGGTTTGTCAATACATATAAGTATGCAGTTATTAAGTAAACAATCAACTAATTTAGTCTTTCTTTGAAATGTTCTAATTTATATGCAATTTACTGACAGTAATGTGGTAAATCCACTAATGTGTCATCAAATAGGCTGCCCGTGTCTTTTATTGCTCATTTGGTACCCAATTGTTCCCCATGAGAATCAAAGCGACGTCTGGTCCTCGCGGTACACTTACGTTGGTGTACCCTTGCACACACAGGATCTGTTCCAGCAGCGTGGAGAAGCAGGTGAACACCGCGACGCCCGAACCGAAGCACAGCATCAGCACGAGGTAGGCTCTGTTCGTcagcagctgcagaggaaacagaTGCGAGGATTGTTTTGTGCAGCATGTTTGACTTTTATTAGACCGATGACAGACGTGAGGGAGAAAGGTCCCAAGAAATCGTTGAGTTTTCATTGTAATTGGTCATCCTCATTGACTGCATTGTAGTTGTATCTTCACCTCGTTTCCTTCTGCAGAGCCTTGTTGACATTGTTAACTTTAACTTACGAttcatatagcgcttttctagacaatCAAAGACGCTTAAATCATCTTACTTCATCAGAAGTAAATCCAGTTggtcccccctcccctccccgttTTCCTCACCAGTTTGATCCCCTGCAGGTACggctcagagctggaggacACGGCGCTGGCCGACGGCGGCGTGGGGGGTGAGCTGCTCCGTATCCCCAGCGTTGCTAGGAAACAGACGATGCATGCCGGCACCGCGTAGACGAGCAGCTGAGAGGGATGAAACGCATACAGAATGGGATGATTAACGAGGGTGGCACCTGAAATCAGAGACCATTCATCATCATTAGCAGGTGAGGAGCCACAGAGTTTTATGAATTAGCAGCAGCAATCCCACAATGCCCTCTGGGACCCCTCTAAACTCTGTCAACtgatgtcttttttgttgttgaaaccaaaacaacgagttacaaaaacacaaatgttcctcGGTTAGATCAGCTCACCAGCTCGGGGATAAGCGCCGGTGTTTGAGCAATCATCGGAGACAGGAGGCTGGCGAGTAGTATGCCCACAGGGTTGGCTGAGGAAGGGGGGGGTAAGGAGAagtggatgaataaataaaccatTGTATATGTAAAGGTGTTTGGCTGATGTGTGGCTCTCTACCCGGTGACCCCTGTGGAGGCCGGTTCACGTCCGCATCTCAGCAGAGATGAGTCACTCACACATGGAGGCGATCATGTTTGCGGTGGCGCGCTGGTGGTCAGGGAACCAGTGAGCCGCCACCTTGGTGGGGGTGAAAATGAAGAGGGGCTGAGCCATGGCCCCGAGGGTCTGACCCGACATCACCAACAGGTACTTGGCTGTGAATCCCAGGCTCTCCGGGTACACAGACGCCCCGATGAAGCGCAGCAGGGCCCCGAACATGTTCAGCCACGCCCCCAAAATCAGCTGCAGAGGCAATATGGTCATGTTGTCATGCATGCGTTTACTCTAACcctaaatatgaaatgtataaCACATCACAGGAGAGAGCTTCTAGACTCCAAGTGTTTCAGTCAGTGAGTTTAATCAATCTGACCCAATTTAAAACACCCATTCTTCACCCGATAACACCACACCAGATTCAGATTTGTAATTTAACAGCTaaagtttctttaaatatataaaatgcaccaaaaaaacatttttttcatagAGAGGTTCGTACCGTGGTCCGCAGCCCGAGGGTGTCCAGCATCCACGTGGACCCAAAGCTGAGCGGTATGGCCACCACCATGTAGACCAATGACAACCAGTTGATCTTCTCCAGAGTGACCCCCAGGAACTTGGCAGACTGGTCCGCTACTGGTGCAAAGGTCAGCCATAACTGGGGAAGACACATTGGAAAGTCCTTCAATTCATACAGCGATACAAGAAATTAGCCCTGGCTGGGATTCGAACCTGGGACTTAAGGTTACAGAGCGAATACCTAACTAGGTGACCTATAGCCTCAGTtgtctaaatattttttttattagactAAAAAGTCTAATTTCCTTTTGCCAGTAGGTTTTGCTATGACAATTTTgaatgtttcttcatgtaaatgtgctcaGGCCTCGACcagcatcatgcatgattatttttggaagaaTTGGATGTACATTTACATCAACTTTCTATAAAATAACAAATCCCACAAAGTGGGTGTGTATTGCTTTTTCAGTGAAAACTCCTTAAATAAAATTTAAGTTGATCGGATACATTGTGTGGGAGGACTGTGTAAAAGTATGAATGCTTAAAACGgcgaaaaatgacaaaaactgCAAATTGGGTGAATtactgtagcgccccctagtgtttaAACCACACAAAATGTGTATGATACaagatgcaatgtgcacatatgctGAATATTTGGAGAGATTAGGCCAAATAGTTCTGACGTTATGAACATTGAagaacaagacacgcccctaagaggtTAATTGGTCCATATCTCctaaacacaatgagatatcaaaaagCTCTTATTAATTTTAGGTGATGTAGCTACAATTATGATCGACAGAAAGTTTGGTATGAATCGGACCCAGCGCGTAGGAGGAGTGGTGTGTGGACAGGTGTGAAAAAATGTAAGTCAATCAGAGATTCTGGGTAAGGGGCATCGTCGGTCAAAGTtagagggggcgctagagagacATTTTTTAGATGGCTAtgttcaccaagcctgacaagcttgccaaatgTGGTGAGTTTTGGAGTATGGAAAATACCCcaaatatgcacacatattTGTCACAAAGCGTGAGGGTAAATGGAATTCTGTCGGACCAAGTTCACTCCTCCATTGGCTCCCCACAAGGATGTGTGCTTTCACCCCTATTATTCATCCTCTACACAAATATGTGTCAGAGCAGTTATGAAAATAGGACCTTTTTAAAGTATgcagatccatccatccatccattatcacccgcttatccggggttgggtcgcggtggcagcaggttcagcaggccgacccaggcttccctctcacccgcagcactttccagctcattctgggggatcccgaggcgttccaaggccagccgggagatataatccctccaacgtgtcctcggtcttccccggggcctcctaccagttggacgcgcccggaaaacctctaatgggaggcgtccaggaggcatcctgactagatgcccgaaccacctcagctgactcctttcgacacgaaggagcagcgactctactccaagctcccccctgatgtccgagctccttaccctat
This region includes:
- the LOC117737548 gene encoding solute carrier family 49 member A3-like gives rise to the protein MEDGAAESKTGSSSVSSSEAPRTPNTELKKLLLFKVYKRRWFVLLVLCLLNCSNATLWLTFAPVADQSAKFLGVTLEKINWLSLVYMVVAIPLSFGSTWMLDTLGLRTTLILGAWLNMFGALLRFIGASVYPESLGFTAKYLLVMSGQTLGAMAQPLFIFTPTKVAAHWFPDHQRATANMIASMSNPVGILLASLLSPMIAQTPALIPELLLVYAVPACIVCFLATLGIRSSSPPTPPSASAVSSSSEPYLQGIKLLLTNRAYLVLMLCFGSGVAVFTCFSTLLEQILCVQGYTNIFAGLCNALSIVFGIVGAAILGVYVDKTRKFIEAMKVNMSFTALSCIAFSVVFLLQHQRTAVAVVCSLFGFFGFSIYPVAMELSVECSYPVGEATSAGLLFVSGQIQSVLYIVLLQSLTIRLADSPLSTCGDIVLSWKVPLMLMAGLCTFFSCTFVIFFNTRYRRLEAEEQAVYGTKPRAASTGSEDAPRSEDSPGSEDAPSSGDSPGSGDPPGSENSPGSGDAPSSEAACNA